The following nucleotide sequence is from Corylus avellana chromosome ca7, CavTom2PMs-1.0.
GGGCGGAAGTGGAAGGCTTACCGTGCATTCTCTTGACAAATCGTTCAAACTCCATGAAGTTGTCTCTCTCCATGAGGACTGGGCTGAGCCTGAGGTAGGTAAAAGCAGATAAATGTCTTCCATCTGGATCAGTCAGGGGTTTGGCATTTTCCAGTATCTTATTGTAGCCTTCTCTATCATGGCAAGAAAGAGCATTCTCACTAGCCACTGGAATGCAAACATCCCACGCAGCATTCAGCACCTGGAAATAAATATAGTTTGCTTATggttaaaaaatctaaaagattTACCGAACATAATGTAACTTACAAGCAGACTGGAAATGGATCTGCTCCAGATCCGTCATTGGTTGTTAATTAAGCATTCCACATTCCACTACATTGTACCAAAGTTAAATCTGAAgtaaattaaaccctaatcgaGTTTGTACATATTGTAATTCAAAAAGAATAGCATGACCGGCATACAGTGTCTCCAAAATAATTTCAATGTGAGCAAAGGGTCTTAAGACTCAAACCACATGAGATTTTGACTGAAATATCTTCATCAAAATGATCCCATGCCCTGTTCTTAGCACCAACAGTCTCCACATTGAACTAAAGATACATCCAATTTTCCAGCAAGGGGGCCCTTTTCAGCAGAGGGTATAAAACTACTATACCTAGTAAGCAGAAAATGGAATATAATTTCTGCACAGACCTACCTGCCAAACTAATCCCTCTGGGTCTGCCAGTGCTTCAGGAAAATCCTCGTGCTGATCTAATGTGCGCAATTCAACGCATGTGAAGTTAAGAGCAGCCCCATGCTTTTTTAACATTGCCGCAATTGGAGCATAACCATCACGATTCGAGGGGTTGTAAAATCCAGCAGTCAGCTCAGCAGCATGACTGGCTGTCTTGTACCACCAATGTATACCTGATACCTACTTATCAATCAAGAAAAGCAAAGGTTCTTTAATAGCAAACATTATAAGAAATAAATTTCATattgtgattttcatttttaccacatataaataaataaacaaataatcacTGCATTAGttaaacagggaaaaaaaaatattatttctacaAAAGTGAATCACCTTTGCAGCAATGGAAGTGCCTTCAAAAGCTAAATTGGCTAGACCAAGTACACGTTCGCCATGATCAATCAATACTCGAGAGTACCAGTTAAGAAAGAATCTGCCATAATAGCTATCATATTCACCTCCATCGCAAAAGAACCCAGTCTCATGTGGTGTGGAATTATAAGAACCTGCGTTATCTGGTCCTCTGGCCCAAAGTGAATGTCCTCTTGCTTCTGCTGCTTTCGTAAGACTCTTCATCAAGTATTTATCATAGGACTGAACTGAATAGGTTGTGTCAATGCACAAAGAATTTAATATCTTTTATGAAATTAGCTAAAAATGGTGACAGTGAAACAAGATCATGTCTATAGAATATGTTGAAGCACATCTAATTAACCATTTTGTGATGCAATCACTATTTATGGAAAACTCTGAAGTAACTAAAGACAATCATTCCAATCACcatttattcatccaaaaaagaagAGTACCTGGAATTCACCAATACCAGGATATCTCCAACTATGCTTTTCAGGATAAGAAGGATATCGTAGCTCTCCACATGGTCCTAGTCCAACTTCAATCTCAGAGATGATTTCATCCTCAAAAAACTCGTCAAATTCAACCCGAAAGCTTCTCATGTAGTCAAAGTAAACCTGagttttttataataaa
It contains:
- the LOC132186032 gene encoding beta-amylase 2, chloroplastic isoform X4 codes for the protein MTSRSANIYSMVACFLCGRAIYFPKKITWEYYLIASHGYIVFKLFSCITMGEWQLGIINMNCELVDPEGLLNQLRTLKSINVDGVMVDCWWGIVEADDPQVYNWSGYKRLFQIVRELKLKLQVVMSFHECGGNVGDDVHNPLPRWVTEIGQSNPDIYFTDREGRRNPECLSWGIDKERVLKGRTAVEVYFDYMRSFRVEFDEFFEDEIISEIEVGLGPCGELRYPSYPEKHSWRYPGIGEFQSYDKYLMKSLTKAAEARGHSLWARGPDNAGSYNSTPHETGFFCDGGEYDSYYGRFFLNWYSRVLIDHGERVLGLANLAFEGTSIAAKVSGIHWWYKTASHAAELTAGFYNPSNRDGYAPIAAMLKKHGAALNFTCVELRTLDQHEDFPEALADPEGLVWQVLNAAWDVCIPVASENALSCHDREGYNKILENAKPLTDPDGRHLSAFTYLRLSPVLMERDNFMEFERFVKRMHGEPVSDL
- the LOC132186032 gene encoding beta-amylase 2, chloroplastic isoform X1, with the translated sequence MATSLIQVFHSLRPPTASSTATTASSLRNSQTLSASLQVSLGFRSSVDFNSCGLKGCFGPSSARSRTWAMEREREERTEDYPQEGDSVDAVDDKQAVSTPQELLERDFAGTPYVPVYVMLPLGIINMNCELVDPEGLLNQLRTLKSINVDGVMVDCWWGIVEADDPQVYNWSGYKRLFQIVRELKLKLQVVMSFHECGGNVGDDVHNPLPRWVTEIGQSNPDIYFTDREGRRNPECLSWGIDKERVLKGRTAVEVYFDYMRSFRVEFDEFFEDEIISEIEVGLGPCGELRYPSYPEKHSWRYPGIGEFQSYDKYLMKSLTKAAEARGHSLWARGPDNAGSYNSTPHETGFFCDGGEYDSYYGRFFLNWYSRVLIDHGERVLGLANLAFEGTSIAAKVSGIHWWYKTASHAAELTAGFYNPSNRDGYAPIAAMLKKHGAALNFTCVELRTLDQHEDFPEALADPEGLVWQVLNAAWDVCIPVASENALSCHDREGYNKILENAKPLTDPDGRHLSAFTYLRLSPVLMERDNFMEFERFVKRMHGEPVSDL
- the LOC132186032 gene encoding beta-amylase 2, chloroplastic isoform X2; translated protein: MTSSRSANIYSMVACFLCGRAIYFPKKITWEYYLIASHGYIVFKLFSCITMGEWQLGIINMNCELVDPEGLLNQLRTLKSINVDGVMVDCWWGIVEADDPQVYNWSGYKRLFQIVRELKLKLQVVMSFHECGGNVGDDVHNPLPRWVTEIGQSNPDIYFTDREGRRNPECLSWGIDKERVLKGRTAVEVYFDYMRSFRVEFDEFFEDEIISEIEVGLGPCGELRYPSYPEKHSWRYPGIGEFQSYDKYLMKSLTKAAEARGHSLWARGPDNAGSYNSTPHETGFFCDGGEYDSYYGRFFLNWYSRVLIDHGERVLGLANLAFEGTSIAAKVSGIHWWYKTASHAAELTAGFYNPSNRDGYAPIAAMLKKHGAALNFTCVELRTLDQHEDFPEALADPEGLVWQVLNAAWDVCIPVASENALSCHDREGYNKILENAKPLTDPDGRHLSAFTYLRLSPVLMERDNFMEFERFVKRMHGEPVSDL